TCGTCAAGGAAGAGCATCTGCCGCTGGTGAACGGCATCGAGATTGATTTTGTCACTGAGGGCGTTAATTCGGTGTTCCAGTTCCGGAACCCCAATGCCACCGCTGAATGTGGCTGTGGCGAGAGCTTTACAGTGGCGTAGATTGGATCAGGCGAAGCCGTATCCAACAAACCAGACAAAGAAAACGAGGCCCATCAAGGCATGCAAGAACGGGAAGTGGTTCTGACAAAACGTGAGGTAGAGGCACGGCTGGTGCCCACCGGCACGGAAATCATGATTCCGGCGGATACCTTTGTGACGATCACCCAGTCCCTGGGTGGCAGCTTCACGGTCGCCGTAAACGGTAACCTCGCCCGCATCGAAGGCCACAATGCCGAAGCGCTGGGCAAGAAGCCCCTGGAAAGCAGCTTCGACACCCCCGAAGACGGCACCGTCAACGAAAACCAGGTCTGGGAAGCCATGCAGAACTGCTACGACCCGGAAATTCCGGTCAACGTGGTGGATCTGGGCCTGATTTACGATTGCAAGATCGAGAACGGCACCGAAGACGGCAACCACGTTTACGTTCTGATGACCCTGACCGCCGCCGGCTGTGGTATGGGCCCGGTGATCACAGAAGACGTCAAAACCAAGCTTGAGCATGTACCCAACGTCGACAAGGTGACGGTTGAACTCACCTTCGATCCACCCTGGAATAACGACATGCTCACCGACGAAGCCAAGCTTGAACTGGGAATGCTGTAATGACTGCCTCCGCACAGGAATTTGAAAACAACCCGCTGGGCAAAGACACCACGCTGGACGACGTCCTGGAAGGCTTCGAGTTTCTCGATGACTGGGAAGAGCGCTATGCCTTCATCATCGACCTGGGCAAGCAGCTTCCGAAGTTTCCGGAAGACGAGCGCCGGGAAGAGAATTACGTGCACGGCTGCCAGAGCCAGGTGTGGCTGATTCATCACTACGACGAAAACACCGGAAAGCTCTATCTGCTGATCGATTCCGACGCCATTATCGTGCGCGGCCTTGCCGCCATCATCCTGGTGGCACTGAACGGCAAGACACCCCGCGATCTTCTGGCGACCGATATTGACGAACTGTTCGAGCAACTGGACCTGTTCCGCCATATCTCGCCAACCCGAGGCAACGGCCTCCGTGCCATGGTCGGCAAGATCCGGGATATCGCCGCCACTGAGGCCGCCTGAGAAGGCCTCAGTACATCACCGCGTAGTCACCCTCACGGATATTGATCACGCTACCCTCTTCCGGCATCCAGGCACGACTGGTGTCCAGGCTCAGCTGATGCAGGTGAAGATCAACACCGGTATCCCAGAGCTTTGGCGGCGCGTCGGGCCACTGCAGAGCAGATTGAGCCCGCACTAGCCGCAGCTTGTCCCCTGGCAGCAGGCCGGATTTCGTGCCCACATCCAGAAGCAGATCCTTACCGTCTACCTGAAGAACCCGGACCAGCAGCGCCTGACAGTCAATGGCGCTCATCAGATCATCGGTAATCTCGTCAAAGAGCTTGGCAACCTCGGTTCCATAGTCCGAGTCATTGAAAACCGGAGACCCGAAGTCGACTTTTCCGGTACGGGGAATATCCCAGCGGCCGTAAGCCTCATAACGTTGCTCATACACCACCCGGCCGGTATATCCATCGTGTAATACCACATCCACAACGAATGCCCGATCGGTATCGGCGCTGAACAACGAACGCTTGATGGAAGCGGCATAGGACGAATCCCAGGAATCAGGGCGATTCACATCCAGACTCCGTATGATCCCCGAAACCACAAACTGGGCCCCCATCTGGCGACTGACCACGGAATACTGTTCCAGTGTGTTACCTTGCATGGCGCGGGTCGCCCCGTCTTGCAAACTGGCAAACATTTGCCTGCCCGGCGCTGACAGCGGCAACACCTCGCCCGTCTCCAGAAGATTCCGGTACAGCCACTTACTGGAAGCACGGCCAACCGCACCCAGCCCCCCGAATACCGTCTGGTCCGGATCTTCCACGTTGAACCCGGCGACGACCACCTCCTTGCGGATGCGCGAGGCTTCCTGGTTCGGGCATTGCTGATTCAGTTCGAACGGAGTGCTGTTGCGTTCCTGACGGATGGTCGCGGCAAGGCGGTCCAGCTCGGCCTGGCGGCCGCCTACGTCTTTGCTGATGATCAGGTTTATGGAGGGGGGCTCAGTCTCCGCGCTGGAACCAGTCGCCAAGCTTAAAAGCACTGCCACGGCGAGCAGTGTGATCGCCCATGAGCTCTGTCTGTTTCTAGAAATCATCGTTCGCTGCTCAGAATATATGTGATTCGGAGGTGCCAGGTGTCACAAAGGTACCTCATGAAAAATCCATGCCACTTAGCGTTTCTGTCGTCTTTTGTTAAATGATGTATCCTCGAAGCCTTTTCTATCAGGTGTCCTGATAATCTTAACTCCGCTTAATGCTGGCTCTGACCAATAAAGAGGACACCAATGAAAATGAGCACCCGCGCAATTCCCGTTTTTTCCAGAAAACCCCTGGCCGTTGCCCTTTGCCTTGCCTCTGCTTCGGCTCTGGCCAGCCCTCAGGCCTTTACCCCATCCCGCTCCTTTGCCATGGGCGGCACCGGCGTTGCGATTGCACATCCAGCGGCAGCCGGTGCATCCAACCCGGCCATGATGGCGTCGGAACATCACGACTGGTCAGACGATTTCGGGCTGATTTTTCCTTCCGTGAACGCCCGCTTTGCCGATGAGGAAGAGACTGTCGATCAGATTGACGGCATTCAGGACGTTATTGATCAGTTTGAACAGGCGCAGCAGTCCAGTAACCTACAAGATGCTCAGGACGCAGCCGGTGATCTAAGGGAGCGACTGGCCGCTTTCGATCGTGATACAGTCCGGATCGACGCCGGAGTGGGTATCGCATTGGCAGTGCCCACTGATTCTTATTCAGTCGGCTTTTTTACCAGCGGCAATGTCCAAGCGGCGATTCGCGGAGAATACGACGAGTCTGATGATGCCACTCTCGCGGCGCTTGAAAGCGGGGATCTGACGGCTATACAAAACGCAAATTTGGATGACCTCCGCTCCCGTGGCCGTGTTCTGGCATCCGGTGTGGCAGAGGCGGGTATTTCGGTCTCGACATCATTTGAACTGACTGACGGCACCCGCTTTCAGGTCGGGGTATCGCCCAAATACGTTCAACTGGTCACTTACCAATATACAGAGAGCGTTTCCGGCTTCGAGGACGATAATGCCGAGGACGAGGAATACGAAACCGAAAAAAGCGGCTTCAACCTTGATATTGGGGCAGCCTATGCCTTTGGTGAAGAGAACGCGTGGAACGCGGGAGTGGTTGTGAAAAACCTGATTCCCATGGAGCTGGAATCCAACGCAAGCTCCGACCCGTTGAAGCAAGAGCAGAAATACACCCTGGAGCTGGATCCGATGCTGACCGCAGGCATTGCCCACACCGGTGACTTTCACGTGGTCACCGCAGAGCTGGACCTGACCAAGAAGAAAGGCTTTGGCTACGCTGACGACACCCAGTGGCTGGCTGTGGGCGCAGAACTGGATGCCTGGCGCTATGCCCAGATCCGCTTCGGCGTTCGCCAGAACCTGGCCAGCAACGATGACAACAACGGCATTGCCGAAGAAACCCAGTTCACTGCTGGTATCGGGCTGTCGGTCTTCGGTGCCCGTCTGGACCTGGGCGCACTGGTCAGCGATGCGGAAATGGGCGCCGCTCTGGAACTGGGAGCTGCATTCTAGGCAATGGATATATACCTTGTAGGTGGCGCCGTTCGTGATGAGCTCCTCGGTTTACCGGTCAAGGACCGGGACTGGGTCGTCACCGGCGCCACGCCGGATGAAATGCTGGCGCAGGGTTATAAACAGGTGGGTGCAGATTTCCCGGTATTTCTGCACCCTACCACCCGCGAAGAATACGCACTGGCCCGTACCGAGCGCAAAAAAGGCCAGGGTTACCACGGCTTCACCGTTTATAGCGCGCCGGACGTCACCCTTGAAGACGATCTGAGGCGCCGGGATCTGACCATCAATGCCATGGCCAAGGCCACCGACGGCACACTGGTGGACCCTTTTAACGGCCAGAAGGATATTGAGTCCCGCCGGCTTCGCCACGTATCCGAGGCTTTCACCGAAGACCCCCTGCGAATCCTCCGCACTGCCCGCTTTGCGGCACGGCTTCAGCCCAACGGGTTTAAAGTGGCCGGGCCCACCATGGAGCTGATGACAAAAATGGTCCGGGCTGGCGAGATCAGCCATCTGGTACCGGAAAGGGTATGGCAGGAAGTTCAGCGGGCCCTACACGAAAATGAACCGGGCACTTTCTTCTCCGTTCTGCGGGACTGTGGCGCACTGGAATCGCTGATTCCCGAGCTGACACCGGCGCCGGCTTTCGAGTCTGCAATGGCGGCGCTGCGATGCGCCCATGAGAACAACCTGGATACCGACGCACGATTTGCAGCGCTACTGTCGCCTCTGTCTTCTTCCTCGCCTGGTCAAAACCCGAATGCAGCAGAAGCGCGGGCAAAACAGCTGAAGGCGCCCAACGACTGCATCGCAATGGCTCGACTGTTAACGGCAACCACACCAACACTTGAAACCACCGAATCTGTTGAGCCGGAGAGCTGCCTTGCTCTGCTTGATCAGGCCGATGCCTGGCGCCGGTCAGAGCGCTTCAATAACCTGCTTGCCACTCTCAGATGCGTGCTTCCGGCTGAATCGTCCGGCAAGGTCGATCAACTGCAACGAGCCCTTGAAGTAGCCAACTCTGTTAATGCCAAATCGCTAATGAGTGAGGGGGTTACCGGCAAGGCCCTGGGCAAAGCAATCCACAGTGAACGCCTGAGACGTATCCGGGAGTCATTTCAAAACCTTTAGGGAGTGCCAGAGACCACCATGGATTCGCCCGCACCTGTCGCACTGATCACCGGCGCCGCCCATCGGCTTGGCGCCCATACCGCCCGCCATCTTCACAATCGGGGCTGGAACATTGTTATCCACTACCGCTCCCGGCAGGAACAGGCCGAGGCGCTGGCAAGTGAACTTAATAACCTTCGGGAGCATTCTGCCATCGTGCTTC
This DNA window, taken from Marinobacter halotolerans, encodes the following:
- a CDS encoding multifunctional CCA tRNA nucleotidyl transferase/2'3'-cyclic phosphodiesterase/2'nucleotidase/phosphatase, producing the protein MDIYLVGGAVRDELLGLPVKDRDWVVTGATPDEMLAQGYKQVGADFPVFLHPTTREEYALARTERKKGQGYHGFTVYSAPDVTLEDDLRRRDLTINAMAKATDGTLVDPFNGQKDIESRRLRHVSEAFTEDPLRILRTARFAARLQPNGFKVAGPTMELMTKMVRAGEISHLVPERVWQEVQRALHENEPGTFFSVLRDCGALESLIPELTPAPAFESAMAALRCAHENNLDTDARFAALLSPLSSSSPGQNPNAAEARAKQLKAPNDCIAMARLLTATTPTLETTESVEPESCLALLDQADAWRRSERFNNLLATLRCVLPAESSGKVDQLQRALEVANSVNAKSLMSEGVTGKALGKAIHSERLRRIRESFQNL
- a CDS encoding conjugal transfer protein TraF → MSTRAIPVFSRKPLAVALCLASASALASPQAFTPSRSFAMGGTGVAIAHPAAAGASNPAMMASEHHDWSDDFGLIFPSVNARFADEEETVDQIDGIQDVIDQFEQAQQSSNLQDAQDAAGDLRERLAAFDRDTVRIDAGVGIALAVPTDSYSVGFFTSGNVQAAIRGEYDESDDATLAALESGDLTAIQNANLDDLRSRGRVLASGVAEAGISVSTSFELTDGTRFQVGVSPKYVQLVTYQYTESVSGFEDDNAEDEEYETEKSGFNLDIGAAYAFGEENAWNAGVVVKNLIPMELESNASSDPLKQEQKYTLELDPMLTAGIAHTGDFHVVTAELDLTKKKGFGYADDTQWLAVGAELDAWRYAQIRFGVRQNLASNDDNNGIAEETQFTAGIGLSVFGARLDLGALVSDAEMGAALELGAAF
- a CDS encoding flagella assembly protein FlgT middle domain-containing protein; translated protein: MATGSSAETEPPSINLIISKDVGGRQAELDRLAATIRQERNSTPFELNQQCPNQEASRIRKEVVVAGFNVEDPDQTVFGGLGAVGRASSKWLYRNLLETGEVLPLSAPGRQMFASLQDGATRAMQGNTLEQYSVVSRQMGAQFVVSGIIRSLDVNRPDSWDSSYAASIKRSLFSADTDRAFVVDVVLHDGYTGRVVYEQRYEAYGRWDIPRTGKVDFGSPVFNDSDYGTEVAKLFDEITDDLMSAIDCQALLVRVLQVDGKDLLLDVGTKSGLLPGDKLRLVRAQSALQWPDAPPKLWDTGVDLHLHQLSLDTSRAWMPEEGSVINIREGDYAVMY
- the sufT gene encoding putative Fe-S cluster assembly protein SufT — encoded protein: MQEREVVLTKREVEARLVPTGTEIMIPADTFVTITQSLGGSFTVAVNGNLARIEGHNAEALGKKPLESSFDTPEDGTVNENQVWEAMQNCYDPEIPVNVVDLGLIYDCKIENGTEDGNHVYVLMTLTAAGCGMGPVITEDVKTKLEHVPNVDKVTVELTFDPPWNNDMLTDEAKLELGML
- a CDS encoding SufE family protein; amino-acid sequence: MTASAQEFENNPLGKDTTLDDVLEGFEFLDDWEERYAFIIDLGKQLPKFPEDERREENYVHGCQSQVWLIHHYDENTGKLYLLIDSDAIIVRGLAAIILVALNGKTPRDLLATDIDELFEQLDLFRHISPTRGNGLRAMVGKIRDIAATEAA